From the genome of Streptomyces sp. JH34:
ATGATGGAGTGCCTGGACCCCCGCGAACGGCGGGCCCTCGTCGCCCATGAGCGCGCCCACCTGGCCGGCCGTCACCACCGCTACCTGCTGGCGACGCAACTGGCCGCGCGGGCCAACCCGTTCCTCCTGCCGCTGCGCACCGCCGTGGCGTACAGCACGGAACGCTGGGCGGACGAGGAGGCGGCGTACGCGGTCGGCAGCCGCCGGGACGTCGCCACGGCGGTCGGCAAGGCGGCCCTGTCCGCGCACCGGGAGCCGGGGCCCGCCGTGCTCCCCGGCTTCGCGGCGGCCGCCGGCCCCGTGCCGCGCCGGGTGGCGGCGCTGCTCGACCCGGAACCCCCGGCCGGGCTGTGGCCCCCGGCCTCGGCACATCTGGCGGTGGCGGCGGTGACCGCGACGGTGGGTACGGCGGCCTCGGCGCTGTCGTCGCTCAACGCGACGGTGACGCTCGTCGGCATCCTCCACGCGGCCACCCCGCTCTGACCCTCCGGCCGGGTTCCTCGGCCGGAGGGTCGGAGCGGGGTGCTCTCAGTCGGAGTCGCGCCCGGCGTGCTCCGGCGTGAGGTCGTCGTGCGACGGCATCGGCCGGTCGTCCACGACGGCCGGCTTCTTCCCCTTGCCCGCCAGTACGGCCTGCAGCTTCGAGGCGACCGGCTCCGTCCACCGGGCGGTGAGGGGGCCGACGATCACCAGGATCAGCACGTACGCGGTCGCGATGGGACCGATGCGGGGTTCCGTCGCCACGGCCAGACCGGCGATGACGATGGAGAACTCCCCGCGCGCGACGAGCGTGCCGCCCGCGCGCCAGCGTCCCCGCGGCCCGATCCCGGCCCGCCGGGAGGCGTACCAGCCGGTGCCGATCTTCGTGAAGACCGTGACGATCGCCAGCAGCGCCGCCGGGAGCAGGACCGGCGGGATCTCGGCGGGGTCCGTGGACAGCCCGAAGAACACGAAGAACACGGCGGCGAACAGGTCCCGCAGCGGCGTCAGCAGCTTGCGCGCGCCCTCCGCGACCTCGCCGGAGAGGGCGATGCCCACGAGGAAGGCGCCGACGGCGGCGGACACCTGCAGCTGCTGGGCCACCCCGGCCACCAGGACGGTGAGCCCGAGGACGACGAGCAGCAGCATCTCCGGGTTGTCGGAGGACACCGCGCGGCTGATGAGCCGGCCGTGACGCAGCGCCAGGTACAGCACGAAACCGACGGTGCCGAGCGCGATCAGCAGGGCGATGCTGCCGCCGGCCAGACCGACACCGGCCAGCATCGCGGTGAGCAGCGGCAGGTAGACGGCCATGGCCAGGTCCTCGATGACGAGGACACCGAGGATGACGGGCGTCTCGCGGTTACCGAGTCTGCCCATGTCGGTCATCACCTTGGCGATCACGCCCGAGGACGAGATCCAGGTGACCCCGGCGAGCGCGACGGCCCCCACGGGACCCCACCCGAGCATCAGGCCGGCGGCCGCGCCGGGTGTCGCGTTGAGTACGAAGTCGACGGCCCCGGACGGGTACTGCGTCTTGAGACTGGTGACGAGCTCGGACGCGCTGTACTCCAGCCCGAGCAGGAGCAGCAGGAGGATGACGCCGATCTCCGCCCCGATGGCGGTGAACTCCTCACTGGCGCCGAGCGGCAGCAGACCGCCCTCCCCGAACGCGAGACCGGCCAGCAGGTACAGGGGGATCGGCGAGAGGCCTATCCGCCCGGCGAACCTGCCGATGATGCCGAGCCCCAGGATGACGGAGCCCAGCTCCACCAGCAGTGCGGTCGTGTCGTGCACGGTCAGCCCTCCGCAATGATCTCGGAGAGCGTGTCGACGCCCTCACGCGTTCCTACAACGACGAGCGTGTCCCCGATGGCCAGCCGGAAGTCCGGACCCGGCGACGGGTGCGCGCTGTGTGTACGCAGCACCGCCACGATCGAGGCGCCCGTCCGCGTCCTCGCCCGGGTGTCCCCGAGCAGCCGCCCGCCGTACGGGGACCGGGTTCCGAGCGGGATGTGCTCGGTGACCAGATCGATCCCCTCGGTCCGTACGGCGTCGATGGGCGCGGCGTCGATGAGGTGTGCAAGGCCGGTGGCCTCGGTGGTCGTCAGGGGCACGGAGAGCAGGCACGAATCTGGGTCGTCCTTCTCGTAGAACCCCAGGAAGCGCCGCCCGTCGTGATGCACGACCACGGAGATGTGCTGGCCGGATTCGGTGGTGTAGTCGTACTGGACGCCGACTCCTGGCAGCGACGTGCGGTGGGTTCCCATGGCTTCCTCCCGAGAAGCGCGCGGCGGCGGGGCGACGCTTTTGGTGATCTCTTTAGTCGCCCATTACCTTATCCGGCCGCGAAAACCGCCCATGTGTGCGTACGGGAATCGGGAGGACGCCGTGCGGGGGCAGGGAACGCTCGCGGGGAACGCGGAGGCGGCGTTATCGCGCGAAGTGGGCGCAAACCGTCTTGCCGGACCCCGGGCCGGGCGTGACGGTGAGGGCCTGCGTGAGACGGCGGACCATGTGCCATCCGAAGCCGCCGGTGGCGCCGTCGAGGTCCGGCGTCCGCGCGTGCGGGGGAGCCGGGCTGGGGTCGCTGACCGCCGCGGTCACGGTGCCGGGCCCGGCTGAGAGCCGGAGGGTGAACCGGCCGCCGCCGTGGCGCAGCGCGTTCGTGGCCAGTTCGGAGACCACGAGGACGAGGGTGTCGGCCAGGGCCGGGTCCGGGGCGGGGGAGAGCCGGTCGGTGAACGTGCGGGCGGCCTTGCGTGCCCAGTGGATGCTGTCCGTGCTGTCGCCCACCACGGTCCGTGCGGAGGGCGTCGAGGTGTCGGGGATCTTCGTGTGCGTCATGCGCGTACACCCCACCTGTGATCGGTCGTGCCACTCGTTGCCTGGACACACCACCTGCCCGCTGGGACGGGATCTACTACTTCCGCACCCGTTCCGGTCGCGAATTCGAACAGCGACGGCGGCAGAAGTGCATCATCCGTTCGGACAGAAAACCTGTCGTGGCGACGATAGACATCCACTGTCTGCCGGATTAGTGTCGCCTTCGTGGTCGAGTGACCGGGGCACCCGGCAGGAGCTTGACCGCCGGGTGGCAGTACCCGCAGGACGGTGCGGTGGTGGAGTTCCGGAGCCATGGTGTTCGCAGGACGGTGACGGGGCTGACGACCGGACCGGGTGGCCCGCACGCTCAGGGGCCGCCACCGGCAGCGCACGGTGAGCAGTCGCTCCCGTGCGGACACGGAAGGCCGGCCCGCCAGGGCCGGCCCTCCCGGTACGACATGACGGCCGTCCGGGGACGGCCGGGCCCGAGGGCTGACGAGGACCGGACCGGACATGGATGTGCCCGGCCGGTGGAAGGCCACCGGCCGGGCACACGGGACGCGTGGTTCAGTCCTTGATCTCGATCTTCTCGCCGTCGGCCGCAGGCGCGGGGATTGCCGGCGCGGTGCCGCCCGCCTCGGTCTGCAGGTTCTTCAGCAGGGCGCCGAGGTCGACACCCGTGGTGGAGTTGAGGAGTTCGAGGCCCTGGGCCACGTTGTCGGCCACCGTGCGGGTCAGCTGGCCGGCACCGTCCGTCGAGATCACCGTCATCTTGTCGATGGCGCTCAGCGGCTCCGACGCCTTGGCGACGACCTGCGGGAGCACCTCGACCAGCATCTGCAGGACGGCCGCGTCGCCGTACTGCTTGAACGCGTCGGCCTTCTTCTGCATGGCCTCGGCCTCCGCGGAGCCCTTCGCGGCGATGGCGGCGGCCTCGGACTCGCCCTCGATGCGCACGGCGTCGGCGAGGGCCGAGCGGTGGAGCTTCTCGCCCTGGCCGGTGAGCCGGGAGCGCTCCGCGTCGGCCTCCGCCTCCTTGACCTGGGCGATGCGACGGGCCTCCGCCTCCTGCTCCGCCCGGTAGCGGGCCGCGTCCGCGGGCTTGCGGACCTTGGTGTCGAGCTCGCGGTCGGTCAGGGCCGCCTGCCGCTCGGCGACCTTCTCCTGCTCGGCGAGGACTTCCTGCTGACGGGCCGCCTCGGCGAGGGGGCCGGCCGCGTTGGCCTTGGCGGCGGCGGCTTCGGTCTCGGCCTTGATCTCGGCCTGCTTGAGGTAGAACGTCCGCTCGGCGATCGCGATCTCCTCGGCCGCCTTCAGCCGGGCCTGCTCGGAGGCACGCCGGGCGATCGCCTCGGCGATGTCGGCCTCCTGCTTGGCGCGGGCGGCCTCGGGCCGGCCGAGGTCCTCGAGGTACGAGCCCTCGGTGGTGATGTCCTGGATCTGGAAGGCGTCCAGGATCAGGCCCTGGCCGGAGAGGCTGGCCTCCGCCTCCTCGGCGACCTGTCCGGCGAACGCGGCGCGGTCACGGATGATGTCCTCTACGGACATACGGCCGACGATGGCGCGGAGCGCTCCGGACAGCACTTCCTGGGTGAAGCCCACGATGCCGTTCTGCTGCTGCAGGAAACGCTGTGCCGCCGCGCGGATCGCGTCCTCGCTGCCGCCGACCTTGACGATCGCGACGCCCTCGAGGTTGGACTTCACGCCGCGCAGGGTGACGGCGCCGCGTACGGCGACGGGGATGTGCCGGCTGGAGAGGTCCAGGGTGAACTTCTGCTGGACGAACGGGACGACGAAGACGCCGCCCCCGACGACGACCTTCTGGCCGCTGTTGTCGATGCTGGTGCGGCCGGTCACCGGGTCGGTGGACTTCTTGCCTCGGCGTCCCGTGATGATGAAGGCCTGGCTGGGCCCCGCGACCTTGTACCGCGTGATCACGGCGAGTGCCAGGAGCACGAGGAGTACGACGATTCCGATGACGGCGATCACTACTGGACTCATAGGTGGTGCTCCCCCTTGCCCTCCCGAAGGGACGGCGGTGTGTACGGCTTTCGGACGGGCTTGAGGCCCGGTGGTGCTCAGCGCTCGACGGGGCGGACCGTGACCGAGGAGGTCGAGAGGGTGGCCTCCACCCAGATCTCGGCACCTCGCTCGACCGGGACGGCGCTCTTCGCGGCGAACTTCACGGTCTGGCCGGCGAGCCGCAGCAGGACCTCGCCGTAACCGTCGGCCGGGATCGGCGTGACGACGGATCCCGAGGTGCCGACGAGGTCGTCGCCGCGTGGTGTGGCCGTGGTCTGATCCCGCATCAGGGCCTGGCTGAACTTCCAGGTCAGCCAGGCCGCGACGACGCCCGCCGCGGCACCGGCCGCGACGGCCACCGGGGTGCCGACGTCCGTGGTGCCGAGGACGATCGCGCCGCCGAAACCGAGCATGGAGAGGAAGCCGGCGATGACGGGCAGGGACAGCAGACCGTCGAAGAAACCGTTCAGCAGTCCGCCCAGCGCGTCACCGAGGAGGCCTTCGAGGATTCCGTCGAAGATCAGTGAGAGGGCGAGAAGAACGATTCCCGCGATGCCCAGACCGAGAAGGACGGTCATGTGATCACTCCCCCGGTGTTCGGAAATCCCCCGAAATATTTCCGTCGAACTGGCTGAATGGTCCCATACGGTGTCCGCCGGGGGTACTGCCGGAACCCGGCAGTCTTCACGGCTTCCTGATGCCGGAGAGCTGCTCGGCGAGCGTGTCGAGCGACTGGAACGTGGCGCCGAGCAGGGCGACGTGCTTCCACCGCAGCACACCGTCCGGCCCGATCAGGAAGACGGAGCGGCGCACCCCGATGCCGGGCGCCGTGACCCCGTAGGTCCGGGCCGTCTCCCGTCCCGTGTCGGCCAGCAGAGGCATGCGCAGCCCGTGCCCGCGGGCGAAGGACTCATGGCTGTCCACATCCTGTGGACTGATCCCCCAGACCTCGGCGTCGAGCCCCTCGAAGGTCTCGAGGCCCGAGGAGTAGGAGCAGAGCTGCTTGGTGCAGACCGCCGTGTTGTCACCGGGGTAGAAGGCGAGGACGACGGCCCGGCCGCGCGCGGCGGAGAGCGTGTGGTCGCGACGCTCGAAGGTGTCGTCGGTGAGTACGCCTCCGGGAAGGGTGAAGTCCGGTGCGGGGCTGCCGATTCGAGGTCCTGACGCCATGTCGTGGCTCCTTGGGTCGCGTACGGGAGGATCTCCGTGCCTCGTACAGTGAACGGCACTTTCCACGCATCGACACGTTCGGCCCATCCGTACGCCGTCCGGCACCGAATATGGAGCAGTGCGCGGGCGCCGGAGCCCGGCACCTCGATCTGGAGGTACGTGTGGCCGTACGAACGCCGTCGGCAGCGGTGCTCATCCTCCACGGCGGCTACGAGACGGGCCTCGAGGCACCGGCACCCGGCGCCCTGAACCTGCCCGGTCTGCGCATGCTGCCGGTCTCGCGCGTCGTGGCCCGCGCGGTGCGCGGGGACTCCGGCGTACGCGTGCAGCGGGTCCGCTACACGCACCGCGGCTGGAACGGGTCCCGCGAGGACCCGCTGCACGACGCCGTACACGCGCTCGACGCGCTCCGGCGCGAGGCGGGAGACATCCCGGTGGTCCTCCTCGGCCACTCCATGGGCGCCCGCGCCGCCCTCCACGCCGCGGGGCATCCGCTGGTCCGCGCGGTGGTCGGACTCGCTCCGTGGTGTCCGCCTGGCGATCCGGTGACGCAGCTGTCGGGGCGCGACGTCGTCCTGCTGCACAGCACCCGGGACCGGGTGACGAGTCCCCTGGCGTCCCAGTCGCTCACGGCCCGGGCACGCCGCGCGGGTGCCCGCACCTGCCTGGTGACGATCCCGGGCAGTGACCACGCGATGATCCGCAGGGCTCCGGCCTGGCACCACCTGGCGGGGCTGCTGGTCACGGGGCTGCTGGGGATGGCACCGGTGCCCAGGCGGGTCGAGGCGGCGTTCGGGCTGCCGCCGGGCGCGGCGGCCTCCGAGGGCACGCTGTCCCTGGACAGACTCGACGCCGTCGGGCGGCGCCCGCGGAGATGCGGGGCGGTGCGCGGCGGCAGAGGATGAGGGCCGGACGCCGGCCGGCCTCTCCGCACCCGCCGGGTACGCATCCCTCTGGAGGCTCCGTTGCAGGCCGAAGAGCACGCCGACCCGTCGCCCGTCGACGTGGCGGTGCTGGACGCGCTCGTCGGCGGGAGCCCGGCAGGGGTGGCGGTGTTCGACGAGGAACTGCGCTACGTGTACGTGAACCCGGCACTCGAACGGCTCAACGGCGTGCCGGCCGCGGCGCATCTGGGCCGGACCGTCGGAGAGGTCCTGCCGGACGTCGACGTCCGGCCGGACGTCCTGCGCCGGGTGCTGGCCGACGGACGGCCCCGCGACCTCACCACCAGCGGGCGGACCTGGGCGGACTCCGTCGTGAAGCGGCGCTGCTGGCGCGGCGCCTGCCACCGCCTCCAGGAGGCCGGGCGGGCACGTGGGCTGATCCTGATCGCCCAGGAGATCACCGCCACCCGCGACGAGCGGGAGGAACTGCTGCGGGCCAGGAGCTACCTGAGGCTCCTCGACAACGCGGCCGTCAGCATCGGTACGACGCTCGACGCGGAGACCACCTGCCAGGAACTCGCGGATTTCGTGGTGCCCGTGATGGCCGACGTCGCCGTCGTGGAGATGATCCCCGGGACCGACGGGCACCCCCGGCGTGAACCGCCGTCCGGAGTGCTGCGGCTGCGGCGGGCCGGAGTGGCCTCCGTCCCCGGACTCGCCGACCCCATCGCCCAGTTCGGCGGACCCGGCACGGACATCGACTACCAGGCGGACGCGGCCGTGCCCCGCTGCCTGGCCGCCGACGAGCCGGTGATCGAGAACCTGTACGGGGACGAGCAGCTCAGCCGCTCCGCGCCCACCCCCGAACGGGTCGGCGCCTACCGCGCCATCGGCCTGCACTCGGCGGTCGCCGTACCGCTCACCACGCGGGGACGGCCGCTGGGTGTGCTCAGCCTGCTCCGGGCCGGCGCCTCTCCCCCCTTCACCGAGGGACTGGACGTCGTCGTTGCCAGGACGCTCGCGGGCCGCACCGCGGTGGACGTGGACCACGCCCACCGCTACACCCACGAGCACCGCATCGCCCGGGAGCTCCAGCGTTCCCTGCTCTCCGAGCCCCGGGAGCCGGACCCGGGCATCGAGATCGCGTCGATCTACCTGCCCGCGGGGGAGGGCGCGTTGGTGGGTGGCGACTGGTTCGACGCCATCCCGCTGCGGGGCGGGCGCCACCTGAAGGTGATGGGCGACGTGATGGGCCACGGGGTGGAGGCCGCGGTCGCCATGAGCAACTACCGCTCGATGCTGCGCATCATGGCCGAGGACGACCAGCCGCCGCACCGCGTTCTCGAACGGCTCGACAGGGCGGTGGAGCAGTCAGGCCTGGACCGGGCGGCGACCTGTCTAGTCGCGGTCGTCGACCGGCGGGAGGGGGTCTGCGAGGTGGCCAGCGCGGGCCACCCGCCCCCGGTGTTCATCGACCCGGGAGCGTCCGGGGCACGGGTGGCGCCGCTGGATGCGGGGCCCCCGCTGGGTACGGGCTTCGGCGGCTACCGGACGACCGTGGTGCCGTGCGGCCCGGGGACGGTGCTGCTCATGTACACCGACGGGCTGGTGGAACGCCGGGGCGAGGACATCGACGTCTCGATCGAGCGGCTCACACAGCTCACGCTGCCCGTCGGCGGCGGGCTCGACGACCTGCTGGGGGAGGTCGTGGACCGGTTCGCGGACACGGCCGAGGACGACATCGCGGTACTCGTCTCGCGGAGCCGGAGGAGCTGAACGCCCCCTCCGCGTAAGGGAGTCGCGGGTGGGAGGAACCTTCGCCCGGGGCGCTGTCAGCGGCCGGTGCGAGGATTCACCGCATGGGACCCCTGCTCCTCACCGACATCGAAGCCGCCGTCCGCAGCAGCTGGAGCGCGGACACGACCACACCCGTGCACCGGCAGTACTGGGATCCGGGGAATCCGGCCCGTGACCAGTGCGGTGTCACCGCCCTGGTGGTCAACGACCTGCTGGGCGGCGAGTTGATCCGGGGCGAGGTGCGGGTCGACGGCGAGCGCGTCGACTTCCACTGGTGGAACCGCCTGGGCGGGATCCTGGAGATCGACCTGACCCGGGAGCAGTTCGCCCCGCACGAGATCGTGACCGGCGGCGTCGCCGTGGAACGGCCGGCGGAGATCGTACGGCTCCGCGAGGAGTACGAGCTGCTGAGCGCCCGGGTGATGGAGACACTGCGGGAGCGGGCCGGGGCGGTGCGGGAGCCGCGTTGAGGGCCGCCGGTCACCCCGAGGGCCGCCGGGAGCGCCCGCGCAGCCGCCGCAGGACGAGCACGGCGGATGTGACCAGGGGCAGAAGCCCAGCCGCGGTGTTCGCGGCGGTCAGCTTGCCCTGGCCGCCCCGGGCCCTGCGCAGCTGTCTGACGGCGCGGACCACGGCGATCGCGCTGCTGCCGAGACTCATGAGCAGGCCGATTCTGGAATTCGCGGCTCTCCTGGGCATCCATGGCCTCCGGTCGCATAGCTGCGCGGCCCCTTCTCCCACGTAACCGGCTTCCGGGCGGGACCGCAATCGGGGCCGTCCCGCGTGCCAGGGTGAAAGGGCGCCCGCGCGGGCGGCCCGGCTGTCCGGCCACGTGGGTCAGGCGAAGA
Proteins encoded in this window:
- a CDS encoding M56 family metallopeptidase, whose amino-acid sequence is MGVFVYLPLVLPLTALPMARLAEQHLHPRSATRLLAVTGSTLALCSTLCLALLMVVGTAQLPGNPLPDGWSDPEVRAAVPYEEKAGLIAIGVLGAVLAACGSTLLRHTRARIRAAQAVGPVPGSGGTGDLAVIPSPDPFAYALPGRRGRGYDGRVVVSTAMMECLDPRERRALVAHERAHLAGRHHRYLLATQLAARANPFLLPLRTAVAYSTERWADEEAAYAVGSRRDVATAVGKAALSAHREPGPAVLPGFAAAAGPVPRRVAALLDPEPPAGLWPPASAHLAVAAVTATVGTAASALSSLNATVTLVGILHAATPL
- a CDS encoding cation:proton antiporter, with amino-acid sequence MHDTTALLVELGSVILGLGIIGRFAGRIGLSPIPLYLLAGLAFGEGGLLPLGASEEFTAIGAEIGVILLLLLLGLEYSASELVTSLKTQYPSGAVDFVLNATPGAAAGLMLGWGPVGAVALAGVTWISSSGVIAKVMTDMGRLGNRETPVILGVLVIEDLAMAVYLPLLTAMLAGVGLAGGSIALLIALGTVGFVLYLALRHGRLISRAVSSDNPEMLLLVVLGLTVLVAGVAQQLQVSAAVGAFLVGIALSGEVAEGARKLLTPLRDLFAAVFFVFFGLSTDPAEIPPVLLPAALLAIVTVFTKIGTGWYASRRAGIGPRGRWRAGGTLVARGEFSIVIAGLAVATEPRIGPIATAYVLILVIVGPLTARWTEPVASKLQAVLAGKGKKPAVVDDRPMPSHDDLTPEHAGRDSD
- a CDS encoding TrkA C-terminal domain-containing protein, which codes for MGTHRTSLPGVGVQYDYTTESGQHISVVVHHDGRRFLGFYEKDDPDSCLLSVPLTTTEATGLAHLIDAAPIDAVRTEGIDLVTEHIPLGTRSPYGGRLLGDTRARTRTGASIVAVLRTHSAHPSPGPDFRLAIGDTLVVVGTREGVDTLSEIIAEG
- a CDS encoding ATP-binding protein codes for the protein MTHTKIPDTSTPSARTVVGDSTDSIHWARKAARTFTDRLSPAPDPALADTLVLVVSELATNALRHGGGRFTLRLSAGPGTVTAAVSDPSPAPPHARTPDLDGATGGFGWHMVRRLTQALTVTPGPGSGKTVCAHFAR
- a CDS encoding flotillin family protein, translating into MSPVVIAVIGIVVLLVLLALAVITRYKVAGPSQAFIITGRRGKKSTDPVTGRTSIDNSGQKVVVGGGVFVVPFVQQKFTLDLSSRHIPVAVRGAVTLRGVKSNLEGVAIVKVGGSEDAIRAAAQRFLQQQNGIVGFTQEVLSGALRAIVGRMSVEDIIRDRAAFAGQVAEEAEASLSGQGLILDAFQIQDITTEGSYLEDLGRPEAARAKQEADIAEAIARRASEQARLKAAEEIAIAERTFYLKQAEIKAETEAAAAKANAAGPLAEAARQQEVLAEQEKVAERQAALTDRELDTKVRKPADAARYRAEQEAEARRIAQVKEAEADAERSRLTGQGEKLHRSALADAVRIEGESEAAAIAAKGSAEAEAMQKKADAFKQYGDAAVLQMLVEVLPQVVAKASEPLSAIDKMTVISTDGAGQLTRTVADNVAQGLELLNSTTGVDLGALLKNLQTEAGGTAPAIPAPAADGEKIEIKD
- a CDS encoding peroxiredoxin, yielding MASGPRIGSPAPDFTLPGGVLTDDTFERRDHTLSAARGRAVVLAFYPGDNTAVCTKQLCSYSSGLETFEGLDAEVWGISPQDVDSHESFARGHGLRMPLLADTGRETARTYGVTAPGIGVRRSVFLIGPDGVLRWKHVALLGATFQSLDTLAEQLSGIRKP
- a CDS encoding alpha/beta hydrolase — its product is MAVRTPSAAVLILHGGYETGLEAPAPGALNLPGLRMLPVSRVVARAVRGDSGVRVQRVRYTHRGWNGSREDPLHDAVHALDALRREAGDIPVVLLGHSMGARAALHAAGHPLVRAVVGLAPWCPPGDPVTQLSGRDVVLLHSTRDRVTSPLASQSLTARARRAGARTCLVTIPGSDHAMIRRAPAWHHLAGLLVTGLLGMAPVPRRVEAAFGLPPGAAASEGTLSLDRLDAVGRRPRRCGAVRGGRG
- a CDS encoding SpoIIE family protein phosphatase, whose product is MQAEEHADPSPVDVAVLDALVGGSPAGVAVFDEELRYVYVNPALERLNGVPAAAHLGRTVGEVLPDVDVRPDVLRRVLADGRPRDLTTSGRTWADSVVKRRCWRGACHRLQEAGRARGLILIAQEITATRDEREELLRARSYLRLLDNAAVSIGTTLDAETTCQELADFVVPVMADVAVVEMIPGTDGHPRREPPSGVLRLRRAGVASVPGLADPIAQFGGPGTDIDYQADAAVPRCLAADEPVIENLYGDEQLSRSAPTPERVGAYRAIGLHSAVAVPLTTRGRPLGVLSLLRAGASPPFTEGLDVVVARTLAGRTAVDVDHAHRYTHEHRIARELQRSLLSEPREPDPGIEIASIYLPAGEGALVGGDWFDAIPLRGGRHLKVMGDVMGHGVEAAVAMSNYRSMLRIMAEDDQPPHRVLERLDRAVEQSGLDRAATCLVAVVDRREGVCEVASAGHPPPVFIDPGASGARVAPLDAGPPLGTGFGGYRTTVVPCGPGTVLLMYTDGLVERRGEDIDVSIERLTQLTLPVGGGLDDLLGEVVDRFADTAEDDIAVLVSRSRRS